In a genomic window of Blastopirellula marina:
- a CDS encoding DUF1592 domain-containing protein — MTFVSPAQIFLVWFVLVALFASPAARAESTSEDQLKQTFEKTVQPFLKTHCVACHDQDAPEAELDLSLFSTVDSVANDHQRWELVLDRLTAGDMPPEDFDAQPSPQQRREMITWIKSVRAHEGEKNAGDPGSVPVRRLSNAEYNYTIRDLTGVDIRPTKDFPVDPANEAGFDNSATSLSTSPALVKKYLDAARHVADHLALTPSGFVFAPHPVIAHTDRDKFCINRIVDFYKDQPTDYAPYFLAAWQLKNSDQAERSLEQIASDGNLSAKYLKTVWDELNREVDPVGPIAALQIIWQSIPQNASLDDAQATCDQMEAFVKDLRPKFKPEVENLTSPKISPGSQPLVIWKNQQMAINHTKYAPFSARQLTEWNLPASSPAIEAMKVPESLDGREKHEAECQRFCEVFPDAFYVSERGRVFQNEASRGRLLSAGFHNQQGYFRDDTPLYEMILDEAGQTKLDQLWHEFNLIADAPQRQYRAFLWYERAESSFMRDEVFDHHRSEDKDSITNEKMDALEALYLEKALREGADKTAEKAIVDYFAAMQSTFRELEVAAEEAHPSHLAALHVFAEQAFRHPLTPTEKQDLNAFYQYLREEEQLSHEDAIRDYVVSVLMSPQFFFHLGSPAKVSSTPVPLDDVALANRLSYFLWSSMPDEELMNLAKRGELHKPFVLSAQVRRMVSDPKIRGLAVEFGGNWLDFRRFEEHNAVDRTRFPSFDNDLRRAMFEEPIRFFTDVAMRDGSVLEFLFGEHTFVNEPLAKHYGIPVPAKSERDADGWFRVDDAVQYGRGGILPMSVFLTKNAPGLRTSPVKRGYWVVKRVLGEHIPAPPADVPELPADESKSELSLRDALAKHREIASCAGCHQRFDSLGLVFEGYGPVGERRTEDLGGRAVDTNADFPDGQNGDGLGGLTKYIRESRQDDFIDNLNRKLLAYALGRTLQLSDEKLLREMHTNISKKDYRFSAMLETIVTSPQFLNQRGAAASN; from the coding sequence ATGACGTTCGTGTCTCCTGCTCAAATTTTCCTGGTTTGGTTTGTATTGGTCGCTTTATTCGCGAGTCCTGCGGCCCGCGCTGAATCCACCTCTGAAGATCAACTTAAGCAAACGTTCGAGAAGACGGTTCAACCGTTCTTGAAGACGCATTGCGTTGCTTGTCATGACCAGGATGCTCCAGAGGCTGAGCTCGACCTGAGTCTCTTCTCGACCGTCGACTCCGTGGCAAATGACCATCAACGATGGGAACTGGTTCTTGATCGCCTGACAGCTGGCGATATGCCACCCGAAGATTTCGATGCTCAGCCTTCTCCACAACAGCGAAGAGAAATGATCACGTGGATCAAATCGGTCCGCGCTCACGAAGGAGAAAAGAATGCGGGTGATCCCGGATCGGTACCAGTTCGCCGATTAAGCAACGCAGAATACAACTATACGATCCGAGATTTGACCGGCGTCGATATACGCCCCACCAAAGACTTTCCGGTCGATCCCGCCAACGAAGCAGGCTTTGATAACTCGGCGACTTCGCTCAGTACCTCCCCTGCTCTGGTGAAGAAATATCTAGACGCTGCTCGCCACGTCGCCGATCATCTCGCGTTGACGCCCAGCGGATTCGTGTTCGCGCCGCACCCGGTGATCGCTCACACCGATCGAGACAAGTTTTGCATTAACCGGATTGTTGATTTCTATAAAGACCAGCCGACCGATTACGCTCCTTACTTTCTTGCTGCGTGGCAGCTCAAGAATTCCGATCAGGCAGAGAGGTCGCTCGAGCAGATTGCAAGTGACGGTAACCTAAGCGCGAAGTACTTAAAAACAGTCTGGGATGAATTGAATCGCGAAGTTGATCCCGTCGGTCCGATCGCGGCGTTACAGATCATTTGGCAGTCAATTCCTCAAAATGCATCTCTCGATGACGCCCAGGCGACTTGTGACCAAATGGAAGCGTTCGTCAAGGATCTTCGCCCCAAGTTCAAGCCTGAAGTTGAAAATCTGACATCCCCCAAAATCTCCCCAGGGTCACAGCCGCTCGTCATTTGGAAGAATCAACAGATGGCGATCAACCACACGAAATATGCTCCGTTTAGTGCTCGTCAATTGACCGAGTGGAATTTGCCCGCCAGTTCTCCGGCCATCGAGGCGATGAAGGTTCCAGAGTCGCTTGACGGTCGAGAAAAGCATGAAGCGGAGTGCCAGCGTTTCTGTGAAGTGTTTCCCGATGCCTTCTACGTATCTGAGCGAGGTCGCGTCTTTCAAAATGAAGCCTCACGTGGACGCCTTTTAAGCGCTGGCTTTCACAATCAGCAAGGGTATTTCCGCGACGACACGCCACTATACGAAATGATCCTCGACGAAGCTGGGCAAACAAAACTTGATCAGTTATGGCACGAATTTAATTTGATTGCCGATGCGCCACAGCGTCAGTATCGAGCGTTTCTTTGGTACGAGCGTGCCGAGTCGAGTTTCATGCGAGACGAAGTCTTCGATCACCACCGATCCGAAGACAAAGATTCGATAACCAATGAAAAGATGGATGCTCTCGAGGCACTATATCTTGAAAAGGCATTGCGGGAAGGTGCCGATAAAACAGCGGAGAAGGCAATCGTCGATTACTTCGCCGCGATGCAGTCAACCTTCCGAGAGCTTGAAGTCGCCGCGGAAGAGGCCCACCCCAGCCATCTCGCTGCACTACATGTGTTCGCCGAACAGGCGTTTCGTCACCCTTTGACGCCGACTGAAAAACAGGATCTCAATGCCTTTTACCAGTACCTTCGTGAAGAAGAACAACTTAGCCATGAAGATGCAATACGCGACTATGTGGTTAGCGTACTGATGTCGCCCCAGTTCTTCTTTCATCTCGGTTCTCCGGCCAAAGTTTCTTCGACGCCAGTCCCTTTAGATGATGTTGCGTTGGCCAATCGCTTGAGCTACTTCCTCTGGTCGAGCATGCCAGACGAGGAATTGATGAACCTGGCAAAGCGGGGCGAACTACACAAACCATTCGTTCTATCCGCACAAGTTCGCCGCATGGTAAGTGACCCGAAGATTCGAGGTCTGGCCGTCGAATTCGGGGGGAACTGGCTCGATTTCCGCAGGTTCGAGGAACACAACGCGGTCGACCGAACACGGTTTCCCTCGTTCGATAACGATCTTCGGCGAGCCATGTTTGAGGAGCCCATACGTTTCTTCACGGACGTCGCCATGCGGGACGGATCTGTGCTTGAATTCCTTTTCGGAGAGCATACATTCGTCAACGAGCCGCTCGCCAAGCATTACGGGATACCGGTTCCCGCGAAATCGGAGCGGGACGCCGATGGATGGTTTCGTGTTGACGATGCCGTTCAATATGGTCGAGGCGGAATTTTGCCAATGTCGGTCTTTCTAACCAAGAACGCTCCCGGTCTCAGAACGAGTCCCGTAAAGCGAGGCTACTGGGTGGTCAAACGTGTCCTGGGCGAACACATTCCGGCCCCACCAGCGGATGTTCCCGAACTTCCGGCCGACGAGTCGAAGAGTGAATTGTCACTGCGAGACGCTCTCGCGAAACACCGCGAGATTGCCAGTTGTGCCGGCTGTCACCAACGATTTGATTCGCTTGGCCTGGTATTCGAGGGATATGGTCCCGTCGGCGAGCGTCGAACGGAAGACTTGGGTGGCCGCGCCGTCGATACCAATGCAGATTTCCCAGACGGCCAAAATGGCGATGGTTTAGGCGGGCTCACAAAATACATCCGCGAGAGTCGCCAGGACGACTTCATCGACAATCTCAATCGAAAGCTCCTGGCGTATGCCTTAGGCCGCACGCTCCAGCTTTCTGATGAGAAACTATTACGCGAGATGCATACAAACATCTCCAAGAAAGACTATCGCTTCTCGGCCATGCTTGAAACGATTGTTACGAGTCCTCAATTTCTCAACCAGCGCGGCGCCGCCGCTTCCAACTAA